From the Paludibacterium paludis genome, one window contains:
- a CDS encoding DUF2249 domain-containing protein, whose amino-acid sequence MSIDLRHLPPPEPMEIILDRADTMVSGDTAAYTLPHFPSPLLPLLEERGMRYRFDLSGDGGVTLHLEKP is encoded by the coding sequence ATGAGCATTGATTTGCGCCATCTGCCCCCTCCCGAGCCGATGGAGATCATTCTGGACCGGGCCGACACCATGGTTTCCGGCGACACGGCCGCTTATACCCTGCCCCATTTCCCGAGCCCGCTCCTGCCGCTGCTGGAGGAGCGGGGAATGCGCTATCGCTTCGATCTGTCGGGCGATGGCGGCGTGACACTTCATCTGGAAAAACCCTGA
- a CDS encoding hemerythrin domain-containing protein, translating to MTAQHTLLQQHRECDELFALAETTARQQDWEGAESAFAAFRDDMERHFVLEEECLFPAFEQATGMRHGPTMVMRNEHAQMRELLHDMSRALDARTADVYLGHGGTLLILMQQHNMKEENILYPMCQQHVTGLDALISDWEARHEH from the coding sequence ATGACCGCCCAGCACACGCTGCTGCAGCAACACCGTGAATGCGATGAACTTTTCGCCCTCGCGGAGACAACGGCCCGCCAGCAGGACTGGGAAGGGGCCGAATCGGCGTTCGCCGCTTTCCGCGACGATATGGAACGTCACTTCGTGCTGGAAGAAGAATGCCTGTTCCCCGCGTTCGAACAGGCCACCGGCATGCGACATGGGCCGACCATGGTCATGCGAAACGAACACGCCCAGATGCGCGAGCTCCTGCATGACATGTCCCGCGCCCTTGACGCCCGAACGGCTGACGTCTATCTGGGGCACGGCGGGACGCTCTTGATCCTCATGCAGCAGCACAACATGAAGGAAGAAAACATTCTCTACCCGATGTGCCAGCAGCATGTCACCGGGCTTGACGCGCTGATCAGTGACTGGGAGGCCCGGCATGAGCATTGA
- a CDS encoding sensor domain-containing protein codes for MLCDTPIDGLNRILLDQARELLQHLLQNPLVGIYLIQDGRFVYVNPCLAERFGYRQEEVCGKLGPADLIDGEPADYLKEGRQSLQGRHKDGRWVRMEFFRTATSFNGRPAAFGMAIDNSERHAAEQAVKEQLSFTSQLIEAIPNPLFYKDEAGRYLGCNKAFERFIGAPRETLLGKSVYDISPPDLAERYFSADQALFDKGGTQTYEASVEDAGGKRMDVMFYKATFRKAGKLGGLVGVIADITERKRSEAAVWHSANYDPLTDLPNRRLFLSLLQGALNAAPGGDAPLTVFFIDLDRFKEVNDTLGHERGDLLLIEAARRLELAVGQEGRVARLGGDEFTVIFSGRHTRPKLDELAARIIARMSEPFALGCDTAYVSASIGMTSCPDDARSLQQLLINADQAMYHAKALGRNRYCHFAPAMLEAVGERLQMGNDLRAAITAGQLQVHYQPVVELASGRIVGAEALVRWHHASRGWVSPARFIPVAEELGLINAIGERVFREAAGTALTLHRCAGLEAFQISVNVSPRQFVTPDALEGWLEHMRAIGLPGRCIAIEITEGLLLDERPEVARRLLEFRNADVEILLDDFGTGYSSMAYLKRFDIDSLKIDQSFVADMAGNGSDRAIVEAMIAMSRKLGLYVVAEGIETEAQRKVLCEAGCDFGQGYLFSAPVPRQRLLDMMRRPANGSER; via the coding sequence ATGCTTTGCGATACACCCATTGATGGCTTGAACCGCATCCTGCTCGACCAGGCCCGAGAACTGCTGCAGCACTTGCTGCAAAACCCGCTTGTCGGCATTTATCTGATCCAGGACGGACGGTTTGTCTATGTCAACCCTTGCCTGGCGGAACGTTTCGGCTACCGGCAAGAGGAGGTCTGCGGCAAACTCGGACCGGCCGACCTGATCGATGGCGAACCCGCCGATTACCTGAAGGAAGGGCGCCAGTCGCTGCAGGGGCGGCATAAGGACGGCCGATGGGTCCGGATGGAGTTTTTCCGGACGGCGACCAGCTTCAACGGCCGACCCGCCGCGTTCGGCATGGCCATCGACAACTCCGAACGCCATGCCGCCGAGCAGGCGGTCAAGGAGCAATTGAGTTTCACCTCGCAACTGATCGAGGCGATCCCCAATCCCTTGTTCTACAAGGACGAAGCCGGCCGCTATCTGGGGTGCAACAAGGCGTTTGAGCGCTTTATCGGCGCACCGCGTGAGACCCTGCTCGGCAAATCCGTGTACGACATTTCCCCGCCGGATCTGGCCGAGCGCTATTTCTCGGCGGACCAGGCGTTGTTCGACAAGGGAGGAACCCAGACGTACGAGGCATCGGTCGAGGACGCGGGCGGCAAGCGCATGGACGTGATGTTTTACAAGGCCACGTTCCGCAAGGCCGGCAAACTGGGTGGACTGGTCGGCGTCATCGCGGACATCACCGAACGCAAACGCAGCGAAGCCGCCGTCTGGCACAGTGCCAATTACGACCCGCTCACCGACCTGCCCAATCGTCGTCTTTTCCTTTCGCTACTGCAAGGGGCGCTCAATGCCGCGCCGGGCGGGGATGCGCCGCTGACGGTTTTCTTCATCGATCTTGACCGTTTCAAGGAGGTCAACGACACGCTGGGGCATGAACGGGGCGACCTGCTGCTGATCGAAGCGGCCCGCCGCCTGGAACTGGCGGTCGGTCAGGAGGGACGCGTTGCACGCCTGGGCGGCGACGAGTTCACGGTCATTTTCAGCGGTCGGCACACCCGGCCGAAACTGGATGAATTGGCCGCACGCATCATTGCCCGGATGTCCGAGCCGTTCGCGCTTGGCTGCGATACCGCCTATGTATCGGCCAGCATCGGCATGACGTCCTGTCCCGATGACGCGCGTTCGCTGCAGCAACTGCTGATCAACGCCGACCAGGCCATGTACCACGCCAAAGCGCTGGGCCGGAACCGCTACTGCCATTTTGCGCCGGCAATGCTCGAGGCCGTCGGCGAACGGCTTCAGATGGGCAACGACCTGCGCGCGGCCATCACCGCCGGCCAGTTGCAGGTGCACTACCAACCGGTCGTGGAACTGGCCTCCGGACGCATCGTCGGCGCCGAAGCGCTGGTGCGCTGGCATCATGCGTCCCGCGGCTGGGTCAGCCCGGCACGGTTCATCCCGGTCGCCGAGGAACTCGGACTCATCAACGCGATCGGCGAGCGGGTTTTCCGCGAGGCGGCGGGCACGGCGCTGACGCTCCATCGCTGCGCGGGCCTTGAGGCGTTTCAGATATCGGTCAATGTGTCGCCGCGCCAGTTTGTCACGCCGGATGCCCTGGAAGGATGGCTTGAACACATGCGCGCCATCGGGCTGCCCGGCCGGTGCATCGCCATCGAAATCACCGAGGGGTTGCTCCTTGACGAGCGGCCGGAGGTCGCGCGCCGGCTCCTCGAGTTCCGGAATGCCGATGTGGAGATCCTGCTGGATGACTTTGGCACAGGGTATTCATCGATGGCCTATCTGAAACGGTTTGACATCGACTCACTGAAGATCGACCAATCCTTCGTCGCCGACATGGCCGGCAACGGCAGCGACCGGGCGATCGTGGAAGCGATGATCGCCATGTCCAGAAAACTCGGTCTTTATGTCGTCGCCGAAGGAATCGAAACGGAGGCGCAACGCAAAGTATTGTGCGAGGCGGGCTGCGACTTCGGCCAGGGCTACCTCTTCTCTGCTCCCGTGCCCCGGCAACGACTGCTGGACATGATGCGCCGCCCGGCCAACGGGTCGGAACGATAA
- a CDS encoding NAD(P)/FAD-dependent oxidoreductase produces MKDIAIVGAGMAGASCAAQLASAGLDIAVYDAAPEVGGRMTSRFLDGHQFDHGTQYFTARHPAFAACVDDWVAQGHAALWQGRFASWNGQGFCPHQGTSRIIGQPDMGAPCRALLRGVPTHTGHRLTGLAWQDRAWQLIFDNGEAALARYVVLAMPACRAAELIPPNHPLHRLAAASSMTPCFMLMMETDREIALPFDGIFVSEGPLSWAARESSKPGRPPGNGWVIQATAAWSALHIDDRVELIAATLQKSFFQWLHEDVSARGATLHRWLHGRATTVLGQVAVSAGHMGLAGDWLDNGRVEGAWLSGRRLADQILSDLTVTN; encoded by the coding sequence ATGAAGGATATTGCGATTGTCGGCGCGGGAATGGCCGGCGCCAGCTGCGCCGCGCAACTGGCCAGCGCGGGGCTGGATATTGCCGTCTACGACGCCGCGCCCGAAGTGGGCGGTCGCATGACCAGCCGCTTTCTGGACGGTCATCAGTTCGACCATGGCACGCAGTACTTCACGGCGCGCCACCCCGCCTTCGCGGCCTGTGTGGACGACTGGGTGGCGCAAGGTCACGCCGCGTTATGGCAAGGACGGTTTGCCAGCTGGAACGGTCAGGGGTTCTGCCCTCATCAGGGAACGAGCCGGATCATCGGCCAACCGGACATGGGCGCGCCCTGCAGGGCCCTGCTGCGCGGAGTCCCGACCCATACCGGCCACCGCTTGACGGGGCTGGCATGGCAAGACCGAGCATGGCAGTTGATCTTCGATAATGGCGAAGCAGCGCTCGCGCGCTATGTCGTCCTGGCGATGCCGGCCTGCCGCGCCGCGGAACTGATACCGCCCAATCACCCGCTGCACCGCCTTGCCGCCGCGAGCAGCATGACCCCCTGCTTCATGCTGATGATGGAGACTGACCGAGAAATCGCCCTGCCTTTCGATGGCATTTTTGTCAGCGAAGGCCCGCTTTCCTGGGCGGCCCGGGAATCCAGCAAGCCCGGCCGCCCGCCCGGCAACGGCTGGGTCATCCAGGCCACGGCCGCCTGGAGCGCCCTGCATATCGACGACCGGGTGGAACTTATCGCCGCCACCTTGCAAAAATCCTTTTTCCAGTGGCTGCACGAGGATGTGTCGGCGCGCGGCGCGACCCTGCATCGCTGGCTGCACGGACGCGCGACGACGGTCCTGGGGCAGGTCGCGGTCTCGGCCGGACATATGGGACTCGCCGGTGACTGGCTGGACAATGGCAGGGTGGAGGGCGCATGGCTGTCCGGACGGCGTCTTGCCGATCAGATATTGTCCGATTTGACGGTCACAAATTAG
- a CDS encoding SemiSWEET family sugar transporter, whose product MQTPPRQRWIATYMAIVGPLGNMLFYFQAYQIFHDRTAGSVSLPGFAISLVALSSWLAYGIHIKDKPLVIANAVGLLGAIWVVIGIVRYTFGS is encoded by the coding sequence ATGCAAACACCACCCCGGCAACGCTGGATCGCGACTTACATGGCAATCGTCGGTCCGCTGGGCAACATGTTGTTCTATTTTCAGGCTTACCAGATTTTCCATGATCGCACTGCCGGCTCGGTCTCCCTACCCGGATTCGCTATCAGCTTGGTCGCATTGAGTAGTTGGCTAGCGTACGGAATTCACATCAAGGACAAACCTCTGGTCATTGCCAATGCAGTCGGTCTCTTGGGCGCAATATGGGTCGTCATTGGCATAGTTCGCTATACGTTCGGCTCCTGA
- a CDS encoding Crp/Fnr family transcriptional regulator — protein MSHIDVGALLKHQPLFQQLSERQILALVSHTHEVRGAKGQMIFQRGDPCEGLFVVVYGRVKLAIPSQQGAEKVVEIIHPGQSFAEAVMFLGRPYPVFAQFLEDGMLLKIRAEGILGAIDSDTGFARSLLAGLSLRLHGMLRDVERYSLENAQQRVIGYLLQYVGDTPGELGAVVELDIHKNLIASRLNLTPETFSRVLQQLGKAGLLRVEGKTITIPNTAALAGWGGE, from the coding sequence ATGTCGCACATCGATGTGGGTGCCTTGCTAAAGCACCAGCCTTTGTTTCAACAGTTATCGGAGCGTCAGATTCTCGCGCTGGTGTCTCACACGCATGAAGTTCGCGGAGCGAAAGGCCAGATGATCTTTCAGCGGGGCGATCCGTGCGAAGGCCTGTTCGTCGTGGTGTACGGACGTGTGAAACTGGCCATTCCGTCCCAGCAAGGAGCGGAAAAGGTCGTGGAGATTATCCATCCCGGGCAAAGTTTTGCCGAGGCGGTGATGTTCCTTGGCCGACCTTATCCGGTTTTCGCGCAGTTCCTTGAAGACGGCATGCTGCTGAAAATCCGCGCCGAGGGTATTCTCGGCGCCATCGACTCCGACACTGGTTTTGCCCGCAGTCTGCTGGCGGGGCTGTCGCTACGCCTGCATGGCATGTTGCGCGATGTCGAGCGTTACTCGCTGGAAAACGCGCAGCAACGGGTCATCGGGTATCTATTGCAGTATGTCGGCGATACGCCGGGGGAGCTTGGAGCCGTGGTGGAGCTGGACATCCACAAGAATTTGATCGCTTCGCGGCTGAACCTGACGCCGGAAACGTTTTCCCGGGTACTGCAACAACTGGGCAAGGCGGGTCTGCTTCGTGTCGAAGGCAAAACCATCACGATTCCAAATACCGCCGCCCTGGCCGGATGGGGCGGCGAATGA
- a CDS encoding DUF411 domain-containing protein: protein MSVLRLFLSAAVLSVSSSVAFAAIPATVYKSPTCGCCEAYIAYLNQHGFKVRAINSDDMNGIKKRLGVTPGMGSCHTVEIAGYAVEGHVPVAAIRKLLVSRPKVTGIAVPGMPQNSPGMGVEQPGALPVYTMTRDQRTDVLFGRF, encoded by the coding sequence ATGTCCGTATTGCGTCTTTTCCTGTCCGCCGCGGTACTGTCCGTTTCCAGTTCCGTCGCCTTTGCCGCGATTCCCGCCACCGTTTACAAAAGCCCGACCTGCGGATGCTGCGAGGCGTATATCGCGTATCTCAACCAGCATGGTTTCAAGGTCAGGGCCATCAACAGCGATGATATGAACGGCATCAAGAAACGGTTGGGCGTAACGCCCGGCATGGGCAGTTGCCATACCGTAGAGATTGCAGGTTATGCGGTTGAAGGACATGTTCCTGTCGCGGCAATCAGGAAACTGTTGGTCTCCCGGCCGAAAGTGACCGGTATTGCCGTGCCCGGCATGCCGCAAAATTCGCCTGGCATGGGGGTCGAGCAACCCGGAGCCTTGCCGGTGTACACCATGACCCGCGATCAGCGTACCGACGTACTGTTCGGCCGCTTCTGA
- a CDS encoding HD-GYP domain-containing protein, with product MNLTLSLPASLFATNRLCMAGPNDFRLSASFRDVLLHGSSAELPVALPAQTASPLHDVPLLLRHLNGVLHHYLRLPHSAQMIRGLADSLISRVNGNPDGYLAAMWLLPSGDYHATRHALHCAILAVFVVRARGFSPDDARSLVAAALTMNVGAVSLHDELSEREGAPTTFQRQMLDIHPLVSAAILREAGEDDELWYQAVLLHHEKPKGDGYPFHLKGGDVPDHAHILHVLDMATAKLMPRGYRGRLSVKKALTGIYTATDDPLGSEIAALLIKTLGFYPPGSFVELTGGRRALVVRAGSNANHPLVSPEHAPATLLDTGLPAHHVVKAITVAIDANRLSLFEGYWRKSSAEQETGGAGG from the coding sequence GTGAATCTGACCTTGTCCTTGCCCGCTTCGCTGTTCGCCACCAACCGGTTGTGCATGGCGGGTCCCAATGACTTTCGTTTGAGCGCGAGTTTCCGCGACGTGCTGCTGCACGGCTCGAGCGCCGAGCTGCCCGTGGCGTTGCCTGCGCAAACGGCGTCGCCGCTGCATGATGTGCCGTTGCTGCTGCGCCATTTGAACGGTGTGTTGCATCATTACCTTAGGCTGCCTCATTCGGCGCAGATGATTCGCGGGCTTGCCGACTCGCTGATCAGTCGCGTGAATGGCAATCCTGACGGTTATCTGGCCGCCATGTGGCTGCTGCCCAGTGGCGACTATCATGCGACGCGCCATGCGCTGCACTGCGCGATCCTGGCCGTATTTGTGGTGCGGGCCCGGGGTTTCTCCCCGGACGACGCGAGAAGTCTGGTGGCCGCGGCGCTGACCATGAATGTCGGGGCGGTTTCCCTGCATGACGAATTGAGCGAGCGGGAAGGCGCGCCGACAACCTTTCAGCGGCAGATGCTGGATATCCACCCCCTGGTGAGCGCGGCGATATTGCGGGAAGCCGGGGAGGACGACGAGTTATGGTACCAGGCGGTTCTTCTGCATCACGAGAAACCGAAGGGGGACGGGTATCCCTTCCACCTGAAGGGCGGCGATGTTCCCGACCATGCGCACATCCTTCATGTGCTCGACATGGCTACCGCCAAATTGATGCCGAGAGGTTACCGAGGGCGGCTGTCCGTCAAAAAGGCGCTGACCGGCATCTATACGGCGACCGATGATCCGCTGGGCAGTGAAATCGCGGCTTTGCTGATCAAAACCCTGGGATTCTATCCACCGGGCAGCTTTGTCGAGCTGACCGGCGGGAGACGGGCTCTGGTGGTGCGCGCCGGCAGCAATGCCAATCATCCCCTCGTTTCTCCTGAGCATGCTCCGGCCACCTTGCTGGATACCGGTTTACCGGCTCACCATGTGGTGAAAGCCATCACGGTGGCCATCGATGCGAACCGCCTTTCTCTGTTCGAGGGATACTGGCGCAAATCCTCGGCGGAACAGGAAACCGGAGGGGCGGGCGGGTAG